The Amycolatopsis sp. DG1A-15b genome window below encodes:
- a CDS encoding DivIVA domain-containing protein, translating to MSFTVEDLADVTFGNAPIGRRGYAKHEVDAFVRRIAKTLADEDDLTAAEVHHVMFAKPLIGKRGYDEREVDEFLDAVEHQLAARTGQAPDLPGARTAPEATAERATPPTLRAVRVQQR from the coding sequence ATGTCGTTCACCGTCGAAGACCTCGCCGACGTCACCTTCGGCAACGCCCCGATCGGCCGCCGTGGTTACGCGAAGCACGAGGTGGACGCGTTCGTCCGGCGCATCGCCAAGACACTCGCCGACGAGGACGACCTGACCGCCGCCGAAGTGCACCACGTGATGTTCGCGAAGCCGCTGATCGGCAAGCGCGGCTACGACGAGCGAGAGGTCGACGAGTTCCTCGACGCGGTGGAGCACCAGCTCGCCGCCCGCACCGGCCAGGCCCCGGACCTGCCCGGCGCCCGCACGGCCCCGGAAGCCACGGCCGAGCGCGCCACCCCGCCGACGCTCCGCGCGGTGCGCGTCCAGCAGCGCTGA